A region of Paenibacillus sp. 37 DNA encodes the following proteins:
- a CDS encoding extracellular solute-binding protein: MFRSSFILALLMMCLMSGLAACSESEQAEDKGASTKADFTEEMQSLNLNLDEPSWKLDTTPVNLTWFVGAEWYGHTWGESLTSKYVTQKTGVNIEFEVPTGEPSEMLSRMLTTGSLPDLITIGSWESAVNKLRESNLIYALDELANQYDPYFYKVAGDGALQWYRQEDGHTYVIPNDAYSPEQMRSTGLTGANQTFLVRKDLYESMGKPDLSTPKGFLNALQLLKNQYSVYKGQLISPFWAQGNASYGMTEYLQNLLAIPHEQNGKVYDRMTDPDYIEWLKTFRTAYEQGLINVDFLVDSSAQVQDKTHHAQYFMMIREWTDISDLNSKLEVLTNQNSTYIAVDGPRSSRGESAKLFPGSMDGWMVTMISKSTKNPERAIRFLTYLASEEGQKDLFLGKEGETWTMENGKPRLTAAMVQLHDTDRERLEKEYGIMDTYWMLRNPAFVNPWRPEHTPSIKQMEAFANQHADLDSGIYKGLDPVGDSDIALAWSRISQNWEEVLPELITAKDEAAFDKIFENFLIRRVNYGFNQVMEYRQAELELRKSKIAR; encoded by the coding sequence ATGTTTCGAAGTTCTTTTATTTTAGCTTTGTTGATGATGTGTCTGATGTCAGGTTTGGCTGCTTGTTCTGAGTCAGAGCAAGCGGAAGATAAGGGTGCTTCGACAAAGGCTGACTTCACAGAAGAGATGCAGAGCCTCAATCTGAATCTGGATGAACCGTCATGGAAGCTGGATACCACCCCCGTGAATCTAACGTGGTTCGTTGGGGCCGAATGGTACGGGCACACTTGGGGTGAAAGCCTGACTTCCAAATATGTCACCCAAAAAACAGGGGTCAATATCGAATTTGAAGTACCTACTGGTGAACCAAGCGAGATGTTATCACGGATGTTGACGACCGGTAGTCTGCCGGATTTGATAACCATCGGCTCCTGGGAGAGTGCGGTTAACAAACTTCGGGAGAGTAATCTCATCTATGCCCTGGATGAGCTCGCCAACCAGTATGATCCTTACTTTTACAAGGTAGCAGGTGATGGTGCTCTACAGTGGTATCGGCAGGAAGACGGGCATACCTATGTCATTCCTAATGATGCATACAGTCCCGAACAGATGCGTTCAACCGGCTTGACGGGAGCGAACCAAACCTTTCTCGTACGTAAAGATCTGTATGAATCGATGGGCAAACCGGACCTTAGCACGCCGAAAGGTTTTCTAAATGCACTACAGTTGCTAAAGAATCAATATTCAGTTTATAAAGGACAGCTGATCAGTCCATTTTGGGCACAGGGGAATGCATCCTATGGGATGACCGAATATTTGCAAAATCTGCTTGCAATCCCCCATGAGCAGAACGGTAAAGTATATGATCGAATGACAGATCCCGATTATATCGAGTGGCTGAAAACATTTCGTACCGCTTACGAGCAGGGCCTGATTAATGTTGATTTTCTGGTCGACTCCAGTGCACAGGTGCAGGATAAAACCCACCATGCCCAATATTTTATGATGATTCGGGAATGGACAGACATATCGGACCTCAATTCGAAATTGGAAGTCCTTACGAATCAGAATTCAACCTATATTGCTGTAGATGGACCCCGGAGCAGCAGGGGAGAATCCGCCAAACTATTCCCCGGCAGCATGGATGGCTGGATGGTTACGATGATTAGCAAATCCACGAAAAACCCTGAACGAGCCATCCGTTTTTTGACCTATCTGGCCAGCGAAGAAGGCCAAAAGGATTTATTTTTGGGCAAAGAAGGTGAAACCTGGACGATGGAGAACGGCAAACCCCGGTTGACGGCGGCAATGGTCCAGTTGCATGACACGGATCGGGAGCGGCTGGAAAAGGAATATGGCATTATGGATACCTACTGGATGCTGCGAAACCCTGCTTTCGTTAACCCGTGGAGACCAGAGCATACTCCGTCCATTAAGCAAATGGAGGCGTTCGCTAACCAACACGCCGATCTGGACAGCGGCATCTATAAGGGACTCGATCCTGTAGGAGATTCCGATATAGCGTTAGCCTGGTCACGTATTTCTCAGAATTGGGAAGAAGTGCTGCCAGAACTGATTACAGCGAAGGATGAAGCTGCCTTTGACAAAATTTTTGAAAATTTTCTGATACGTCGTGTGAACTACGGCTTTAACCAGGTGATGGAATATCGCCAGGCTGAACTGGAGCTGCGAAAATCCAAGATAGCCAGATAA
- a CDS encoding sensor histidine kinase, with translation MKYLLKRFRKLYRNARISQKLFLAFSLMIAIPVILISFVYIRMQENQLYKDAMATGNSHVSWLNEQLRRRMDMIENVSNTALTQKSFVDFIHSNMIVDGLRLVKFKQNQYEQMLNIIQSNAMISELSFYVDNPNLYEIWPEIYHYKKFSPQDYWVKLRDEGGAAYRLFSFRDGEHTLSYYRLVRLQGQEQKRPSIMEVRVPHSMFFSDLLQENKGDFFSVLMNESNPPQYVYNPQHEFSEKYGLGLEEILGSIHRQLDISPQESPLQIRVGDQSYYVLYRYIAPLNTYVVDIASHQALMKGPRSWYAFVVTITLCVLLLFMLLVSQTTRRIFRRLDSVLVSMRQVRKGELDAIIDTGLDENERGDEIDEVAVNYNKMLHEVKRLMTQVVDKQLIAKNAQLHSLHSQINSHFLYNALESIRMVAEVQRQPAIANSLVSLGSQLRYSMQWRSDTVAVREELANIQSYIEFINFMEGGNIVMTADLPQEILRYAIPKMCMQPIVENVVHHGAPSGGSVSIEITFSVENDSLLFINIRDDGEGLEPEMLHRLQAVLRSESDTPMVTSRSGLGLENVNKRLQLHYGKNCGLWIDSVQGAYTCVTIRLPWENVNLGGW, from the coding sequence ATGAAATACCTGCTGAAGAGATTCAGGAAGCTTTATCGCAATGCCCGTATATCCCAAAAGCTGTTTCTGGCATTTAGCCTGATGATTGCGATACCTGTTATTTTGATATCCTTTGTGTATATCCGTATGCAAGAAAACCAGCTATATAAGGACGCTATGGCAACGGGCAACAGCCACGTTTCATGGCTGAATGAACAATTACGCAGAAGAATGGACATGATTGAGAACGTTTCCAATACAGCCCTCACTCAAAAGTCATTTGTGGATTTTATTCATTCCAATATGATTGTGGATGGACTGCGTCTGGTAAAGTTCAAGCAAAACCAGTATGAGCAAATGCTCAATATCATTCAAAGCAATGCGATGATCAGTGAGCTTAGCTTTTACGTCGATAACCCAAACTTGTATGAAATCTGGCCTGAAATCTATCATTACAAGAAATTTTCGCCGCAGGATTATTGGGTAAAGCTTCGAGATGAAGGTGGTGCGGCTTACCGCTTATTTTCTTTTAGGGATGGTGAGCACACCTTATCCTACTATCGTCTGGTTCGCCTTCAAGGGCAGGAGCAAAAACGCCCTAGCATTATGGAAGTGCGCGTTCCCCACAGCATGTTTTTCAGCGACCTGCTACAGGAGAACAAGGGGGACTTCTTTTCGGTGTTGATGAACGAAAGTAATCCTCCCCAGTATGTTTACAATCCCCAGCATGAGTTTTCTGAGAAGTACGGGCTGGGGCTGGAGGAGATCCTTGGCAGTATTCATCGCCAGCTGGATATATCGCCGCAGGAAAGCCCACTTCAGATCAGGGTGGGAGATCAGAGTTACTATGTATTGTATCGATACATCGCTCCGTTGAACACTTATGTAGTCGATATTGCTTCCCATCAGGCATTGATGAAGGGACCGCGCAGTTGGTATGCATTTGTGGTAACGATTACATTATGTGTATTGCTGCTATTTATGCTACTCGTATCCCAAACGACGCGGCGTATTTTCCGGCGATTGGACAGCGTACTCGTTTCAATGCGTCAGGTACGGAAAGGCGAGTTGGATGCAATAATTGATACAGGCCTTGATGAGAACGAAAGAGGAGATGAAATCGATGAGGTGGCGGTGAATTACAATAAAATGTTACATGAGGTCAAACGTTTAATGACACAGGTCGTGGATAAGCAGTTAATTGCCAAAAACGCACAGTTACACTCCCTGCATTCGCAGATTAACTCCCATTTTTTATATAACGCCCTGGAATCGATCCGGATGGTGGCAGAGGTACAGAGGCAGCCTGCTATAGCCAATTCATTGGTGTCGTTGGGCTCGCAGCTGCGCTACAGCATGCAGTGGCGTAGTGATACCGTTGCTGTTCGTGAGGAGCTTGCCAATATCCAAAGTTATATTGAATTTATCAACTTCATGGAAGGCGGCAATATCGTTATGACGGCAGATCTTCCGCAGGAGATACTTCGCTACGCCATTCCCAAGATGTGTATGCAGCCCATCGTTGAAAATGTTGTTCATCACGGGGCACCTTCAGGCGGTAGCGTATCTATAGAAATTACCTTTTCTGTGGAGAATGACAGTCTGCTATTCATTAACATAAGAGACGACGGAGAGGGGTTAGAGCCTGAGATGTTACACCGTCTTCAGGCAGTACTGCGAAGCGAATCGGATACGCCGATGGTTACTAGCAGAAGTGGACTTGGTTTGGAAAACGTGAATAAGCGGTTGCAGCTTCATTATGGCAAGAATTGCGGTCTTTGGATTGATAGTGTGCAAGGTGCATACACCTGTGTAACGATACGCTTGCCTTGGGAAAATGTAAATCTTGGAGGGTGGTAG
- a CDS encoding histidine phosphatase family protein has product MTTLGLIRHGVTDWNDEYRTQGHSDIPLNERGRNQAELLSKRIGMEHWDYIYSSDLSRALETAEIIGKIKNIEVRTDPRLREMNCGLIEGTTEQERVKRWGYGWSRLDLGIESNDEIVKRGKQCLTDISLRHPDQKILIVSHGAFLGMTLKRLVPHVDMTESLLNTSITLLNTGQSRWNCSLYNCTKHL; this is encoded by the coding sequence ATGACTACGCTAGGATTGATACGACATGGAGTCACGGATTGGAACGATGAATATCGAACACAAGGCCATTCCGATATTCCGCTTAATGAGAGAGGTCGAAACCAAGCTGAACTATTGTCCAAAAGAATTGGCATGGAACATTGGGACTATATTTATTCTAGTGATTTGTCCAGAGCACTTGAAACAGCGGAAATCATCGGTAAGATCAAGAATATTGAAGTGAGAACAGACCCGCGCTTAAGAGAAATGAACTGTGGGCTTATAGAAGGAACGACAGAACAGGAACGCGTCAAACGGTGGGGATATGGATGGTCCAGACTAGATCTTGGTATCGAATCAAACGATGAGATTGTAAAAAGAGGAAAGCAGTGCCTTACCGACATATCATTAAGACACCCAGACCAGAAAATATTAATTGTGAGTCACGGTGCATTCCTTGGAATGACTCTGAAGAGACTCGTACCCCATGTCGACATGACAGAAAGTCTCTTGAATACATCGATTACCCTGCTGAATACAGGGCAATCGCGATGGAACTGTTCGCTGTATAATTGCACTAAACATTTATAA
- a CDS encoding GlsB/YeaQ/YmgE family stress response membrane protein, whose amino-acid sequence MYLIWIIIVGGLIGWLSGNLIGRDVPGGVLGNIIAGFVGSWLGYELLGPRGPVVGGFHIIPAIVGSIIALLIFYALARGGAFRRR is encoded by the coding sequence GTGTATTTAATCTGGATAATCATTGTTGGTGGGCTAATTGGCTGGTTAAGCGGAAATCTGATTGGACGGGACGTGCCGGGAGGCGTACTCGGAAATATCATTGCTGGTTTTGTTGGATCATGGTTAGGGTATGAACTGTTGGGACCGAGGGGGCCGGTAGTGGGTGGATTTCATATCATACCCGCGATCGTTGGGTCAATCATTGCTCTCTTAATTTTCTATGCGCTGGCACGCGGTGGAGCGTTCCGAAGACGTTAA
- a CDS encoding response regulator, with translation MINILIVDDQKHIRDGLQAMLHQFPLELNNIYCAASGMEALCLLRQHCIHIVITDIRMPDMDGLALMAQTKEEYMDVEYLIISGYSDFTYAQKAIGLGAKGYLLKPLKRKDLQNSLEHVWQEIQTRQALTHNMQHVSRLAQETESKELRMFMQGALSDDAWILQIEEKNDPLWRNYRLALLREEVGINQPGASSTHSMESIAHRVFGRQGCICLQHRPYLILAVDASIDPSVYPTALKEGNINAITAMTNPIQGLKELPDSYNQVLELYRHSYLFPDQCSIFPAHIEHMEQQWQLPYEDLYGLFQSVGTDNSGIITQGISALFHKKVLQRYPIRYTQQLCAATVQMMEEYERVIRPYMGEDELDLESLRNLFDYQGMRDYIQALQQQLLRLNQFYYDYKCSYRHSQDLNEAIRYIHESYHKPLDLAMVSNHVSLNYAYFSNLFKKNMGKGFAEYLRDVRLDKARRLLAETDHKIVEVAAMVGYESYKSFTRAFRHVMQIQPTEYRQMMRQKAD, from the coding sequence ATGATTAATATCCTGATTGTGGACGATCAAAAACACATTCGTGACGGCCTGCAGGCCATGCTGCATCAATTCCCTCTGGAACTGAACAACATATATTGTGCCGCGAGCGGGATGGAGGCGCTGTGCCTATTGCGGCAGCATTGCATTCACATCGTTATTACCGATATCAGGATGCCGGATATGGATGGGTTGGCACTCATGGCTCAAACCAAAGAGGAATACATGGATGTGGAATACCTCATTATCAGCGGTTATAGTGATTTTACATATGCCCAAAAAGCGATCGGGCTTGGGGCAAAGGGCTACTTGCTAAAACCTTTGAAGCGAAAGGATCTGCAAAATTCCCTGGAGCATGTATGGCAAGAGATTCAGACACGGCAGGCACTTACGCATAATATGCAGCATGTATCCCGTCTCGCCCAAGAGACCGAGAGTAAAGAATTAAGAATGTTTATGCAAGGTGCGTTAAGTGATGACGCATGGATTCTTCAGATTGAGGAAAAAAATGATCCGTTATGGCGTAATTATCGCCTAGCCCTGCTGAGGGAAGAAGTTGGCATTAACCAGCCCGGAGCCAGCAGCACCCATAGTATGGAATCCATTGCTCATCGTGTGTTTGGCAGACAAGGTTGTATTTGCCTGCAACATCGCCCATACCTGATCCTTGCGGTGGATGCGTCCATAGATCCAAGTGTTTATCCTACAGCGCTAAAGGAAGGAAATATCAATGCCATAACGGCCATGACTAACCCGATTCAGGGGTTAAAAGAACTACCAGACAGCTATAACCAAGTACTTGAGCTCTATCGCCACAGTTACTTGTTTCCTGATCAGTGCAGTATCTTCCCAGCACATATTGAGCACATGGAGCAGCAGTGGCAACTTCCCTATGAAGACTTGTATGGACTCTTCCAATCAGTTGGAACAGATAACAGTGGAATAATTACTCAGGGTATTTCTGCACTATTTCACAAAAAGGTACTGCAGCGCTATCCTATTCGCTATACCCAACAGCTCTGCGCCGCCACCGTTCAGATGATGGAGGAATACGAACGAGTTATCCGTCCTTATATGGGGGAAGACGAGCTGGACCTTGAATCATTGCGTAATCTCTTTGATTATCAAGGGATGCGTGATTATATACAAGCATTGCAACAGCAGCTGCTCCGGCTGAATCAGTTCTATTATGACTATAAGTGCAGCTATCGCCATTCGCAGGATCTAAATGAAGCCATTCGTTATATACACGAGAGTTACCATAAACCGCTGGACCTTGCGATGGTATCCAATCATGTATCGCTTAATTATGCTTATTTTTCAAATCTGTTTAAGAAGAATATGGGTAAAGGTTTTGCTGAATACCTACGAGATGTGCGTCTGGATAAAGCACGGCGGCTTCTCGCCGAAACTGATCATAAAATTGTTGAGGTGGCTGCTATGGTTGGATATGAAAGCTACAAAAGCTTTACACGGGCGTTCCGACATGTGATGCAGATCCAACCCACAGAGTACCGACAGATGATGCGGCAGAAGGCAGATTGA
- a CDS encoding SDR family oxidoreductase, with the protein MTKLHGKTAIVTGTSRPGGIGTAVCRTLAHEGANVFYTHLYDYDKTENPGDADKNWPDLFAEELRSYGIKAAHMEVDLTDPTSPARVLDACRSAVGLPTILVNNATYSVSADFRQLTASLIDAHCAMNIRGTFMLSAEFARMLEVELAGHQALNSGRIINLTSGQGKGPMPGNLAYAATKGAVSTFTECLSAELAPFHITVNAVDPGPTDTGWMSEEVKKALLPGFPMGRIGLPEDVSRLIAFLASDDSQWITGQIIHSRGGF; encoded by the coding sequence ATGACCAAACTACATGGAAAAACCGCTATCGTGACAGGCACAAGCCGCCCTGGAGGGATCGGAACTGCCGTCTGCCGCACGTTGGCACACGAAGGCGCTAATGTGTTCTATACCCATCTGTACGATTACGATAAGACAGAGAATCCGGGAGATGCCGACAAGAACTGGCCGGATCTCTTCGCTGAAGAACTTCGCTCTTATGGCATTAAGGCAGCGCATATGGAGGTCGATCTTACCGATCCCACTTCTCCAGCGCGAGTGCTTGATGCGTGCCGGTCGGCTGTCGGGCTGCCGACCATTCTCGTCAACAACGCTACGTACAGCGTATCAGCTGATTTCCGTCAATTGACTGCATCACTGATCGATGCGCACTGTGCCATGAACATTCGAGGTACGTTCATGCTATCGGCCGAATTTGCGCGTATGCTGGAGGTTGAACTGGCCGGCCATCAGGCCCTTAACAGCGGCCGGATCATCAACCTTACGTCCGGTCAGGGTAAGGGGCCGATGCCTGGCAATCTCGCTTATGCCGCAACAAAAGGCGCCGTCTCCACCTTTACCGAATGTCTGTCTGCTGAACTAGCTCCTTTTCACATTACTGTGAATGCTGTTGATCCCGGTCCTACCGATACGGGTTGGATGTCAGAAGAAGTGAAAAAAGCCTTGCTACCGGGATTTCCGATGGGCAGGATCGGTCTTCCTGAAGATGTATCCCGTCTGATTGCTTTTCTGGCAAGCGACGATTCCCAATGGATCACCGGACAAATCATCCATTCTAGAGGTGGGTTTTAA
- a CDS encoding family 16 glycosylhydrolase — translation MNPSHFREKRFMKKVLGMLLVVVMLTSVGILPASKVQAAGTTVTSMEYFSPADGPVISKSGVGKASYGFVMPKFNGGSATWNDVYSDVGVNVKVGNNWVDIDQAGGYIYNQNWGHWNDGGFTGYWFTLSATTEIQLYSKANGVKLEYQLVFQNINKTTITAMNATQGPQITASFTGGAGFTYPTFNNNPAVTYEAVADDLKVYVKPVNSSTWIDIDNNAASGWIYDQNFGQFTDGGGGYWFNVTESINVKLESKTSSANLVYTITFNEPTRNSYVITPYEGTTFTADANGSIGVPLPKIDGGAPIAKELGNFVYQININGQWVDMSNSSQSKFAYSGNGYNNMSDANQWGYWADYVYGLWFQPIQENMQIRIGYPLNGQAGGNIGNNFVNYTFIGNPNAPRPDVSDQEDISIGTPTNPAIAGMNLIWQDEFNGTTLDTSKWNYETGYYLNNDPGTWGWGNAELQHYTNNTQNVYVQDGKLNIKAMNDNKSFPQDPNRYAQYSSGKINTKDKLSLKYGRVDFRAKLPTGDGIWPALWMLPQDSVYGTWAASGEIDVMEARGRLPGSVSGTIHFGGQWPGNQYSGGDYHFPAGQTIANDYHVYSVVWEEDNIKWYVDGKFFYKVTNEQWYSAAAPNNPNAPFDEPFYLIMNLAVGGNFDGGRIPNASDIPATMQVDYVRVYKEQ, via the coding sequence ATGAATCCATCTCACTTTAGGGAGAAACGCTTTATGAAAAAGGTACTCGGTATGTTGCTTGTGGTTGTGATGCTGACTAGTGTTGGCATACTGCCAGCTTCAAAGGTTCAGGCAGCGGGAACTACCGTAACCTCAATGGAGTACTTCTCACCCGCAGACGGGCCTGTTATTTCAAAATCAGGGGTTGGCAAGGCCAGCTACGGATTTGTTATGCCTAAGTTCAATGGGGGCTCCGCGACATGGAATGATGTTTACAGTGATGTAGGCGTTAATGTAAAAGTGGGCAACAACTGGGTTGATATCGACCAGGCAGGCGGTTATATCTATAACCAAAACTGGGGGCACTGGAACGATGGCGGCTTCACTGGCTATTGGTTCACCCTCTCCGCAACAACCGAGATTCAACTGTACTCCAAAGCGAATGGTGTTAAGCTGGAGTATCAACTTGTATTTCAAAACATCAACAAAACAACCATTACAGCGATGAATGCAACACAAGGTCCACAGATCACAGCAAGTTTCACAGGCGGTGCAGGCTTTACATATCCAACGTTCAACAACAATCCTGCGGTCACTTATGAAGCTGTTGCGGATGATTTGAAGGTGTATGTCAAACCTGTAAACAGCAGCACCTGGATTGATATTGACAATAACGCAGCCAGCGGCTGGATCTACGATCAAAATTTTGGCCAATTCACGGATGGCGGCGGTGGGTACTGGTTTAACGTAACGGAGTCGATCAATGTCAAATTGGAATCAAAGACTTCTTCGGCTAATCTTGTTTATACGATTACATTTAATGAACCTACAAGAAATTCATATGTCATTACGCCATACGAAGGAACAACCTTCACAGCAGATGCGAATGGTTCCATTGGGGTTCCGCTTCCGAAAATTGATGGGGGGGCGCCAATCGCCAAGGAATTGGGCAATTTTGTATACCAAATTAACATCAATGGACAATGGGTTGATATGAGTAACTCCAGCCAGAGCAAATTTGCATACTCCGGTAATGGGTACAACAATATGTCCGATGCCAACCAGTGGGGATACTGGGCCGATTACGTCTATGGCCTTTGGTTCCAGCCGATCCAAGAGAATATGCAGATTCGTATCGGCTATCCACTGAACGGTCAGGCAGGCGGAAATATTGGCAACAACTTCGTCAACTATACCTTTATCGGCAATCCCAATGCTCCACGTCCGGATGTATCCGATCAAGAGGATATCTCAATCGGAACACCAACCAACCCGGCTATCGCGGGCATGAACCTCATCTGGCAGGATGAGTTTAACGGAACTACGCTGGATACAAGTAAATGGAACTATGAAACAGGATATTATCTCAACAACGATCCCGGTACATGGGGGTGGGGTAATGCAGAGCTGCAGCACTACACGAACAACACCCAAAATGTATATGTACAGGACGGAAAGCTGAATATCAAAGCCATGAACGACAATAAATCTTTCCCGCAAGACCCGAATCGGTATGCACAGTATTCTTCAGGAAAGATTAACACCAAGGATAAACTGTCCTTGAAGTATGGCAGAGTCGATTTTCGTGCCAAGCTTCCTACCGGTGATGGTATATGGCCAGCACTGTGGATGCTTCCACAAGACTCGGTATACGGCACTTGGGCTGCATCAGGTGAAATTGATGTTATGGAAGCGAGAGGCCGTCTGCCTGGATCAGTAAGCGGTACCATACACTTTGGTGGACAATGGCCCGGGAACCAGTATTCGGGCGGCGATTATCACTTCCCGGCAGGGCAAACTATTGCCAACGATTATCATGTATACTCGGTAGTCTGGGAAGAGGACAACATTAAATGGTATGTAGACGGCAAGTTTTTCTATAAAGTCACTAACGAGCAGTGGTATTCCGCAGCTGCACCGAATAATCCGAATGCACCTTTCGATGAGCCGTTCTACCTCATTATGAACCTGGCAGTCGGCGGAAACTTTGACGGCGGCCGTATCCCGAACGCCTCCGATATCCCGGCGACTATGCAAGTGGATTATGTACGCGTGTATAAAGAACAGTAA
- a CDS encoding GNAT family N-acetyltransferase, producing MKKLEIKVSNYDPKYAEHTVKMWRDSKERAIRQAENHSFENHLYFLNHILSKQYQIDLALIDEKVVGMIAYSETEISQLYIHIDYQGNGIGRTLLNKAKAQANGKLTLYTFEVNKNAQRFYENNGFEITGRGQENEENLPDIRYELKL from the coding sequence ATGAAAAAACTTGAAATTAAAGTATCTAACTATGATCCCAAGTATGCTGAACATACAGTGAAAATGTGGAGAGATAGTAAGGAACGGGCAATTCGTCAGGCTGAAAACCATAGCTTCGAAAACCATCTATATTTTTTAAATCATATACTATCTAAACAGTATCAAATAGATTTAGCCTTAATTGATGAAAAAGTAGTTGGAATGATTGCCTATAGTGAAACTGAGATAAGCCAACTTTATATTCATATTGATTATCAAGGGAATGGAATAGGGCGAACCTTGCTTAATAAAGCAAAAGCACAAGCAAATGGAAAATTAACTTTATATACATTTGAAGTTAATAAAAATGCCCAAAGATTTTATGAGAATAATGGTTTTGAAATCACTGGTAGAGGACAAGAAAATGAAGAGAATTTACCTGATATACGATATGAATTGAAGTTGTAA
- a CDS encoding MarR family winged helix-turn-helix transcriptional regulator: MHSREDTPYMELFQIIGLKLKKRADESIKELGLSSQQGKVIDYIYENQDNHIIQKDLADRFHLRGASVTSMLQGLEQKGFIERKIPTNNERQKNIYVLPKAVDLIEDFNNSFQKVEDEIVQALNDEEKQILKKLLIRINERI; this comes from the coding sequence ATGCATTCCCGAGAAGATACGCCTTATATGGAATTGTTTCAAATTATCGGTCTTAAGTTAAAGAAAAGAGCGGATGAGAGTATAAAAGAGTTAGGATTAAGTTCTCAACAAGGAAAAGTAATTGATTATATTTATGAGAATCAAGATAATCATATTATTCAAAAGGATCTTGCAGATCGGTTCCATCTGCGTGGGGCAAGCGTTACAAGCATGCTTCAAGGTCTAGAGCAAAAAGGTTTCATCGAACGTAAAATCCCGACCAATAATGAACGGCAAAAAAATATTTATGTATTACCAAAAGCGGTTGACTTGATTGAAGACTTCAATAACTCATTTCAAAAAGTGGAGGATGAAATCGTTCAAGCCCTTAATGACGAGGAGAAGCAAATCTTAAAGAAATTATTGATCAGAATTAATGAACGCATATAA